Proteins encoded by one window of Carassius carassius chromosome 30, fCarCar2.1, whole genome shotgun sequence:
- the zmiz1a gene encoding zinc finger MIZ domain-containing protein 1a isoform X4 — translation MNSIPSMDRHIQQTNDRLLCIKQHLQNPANFQTAATELLDWCGDPRAFQRPFEQSLMGCLTVVSRVSAQQGFDLDLGYRLLAVCAANRDKFTPKSAALLSSWCEELGRLLLLRHQKNRQSDPQGKVPLQPPMNSMKPSLSHGDGSFPYDSVPWQQNTNQAPGSLSVVTTVWGVTNTSQSQVLGNPMANTNNPMNPGGNALGSGMSANNSGINSPQFPGQQQQFSAKGGSNQAYMQQSMYGRPGHPGGGGFGGSYPGGPNAPSGIGMPPHTRPPSDFTQPAAAAAAAAVAAAAATATATATATVAALQETNKDLNQYNQMGPTQGYNSQFMNQPGPRGPPSMAGGMNPAGMGGGMNSSNMSGPPMGMNQPRGPGMGPFSGHGQRMPQQSYPGPRPQSMPMQGTKRPYPGEPNYGGQQFGPNGQFPNQQGQYPNPNSSRALPSPNYPGQRMPGQQGSAQYPPTGVAMGQYYKQEPFNGQNNNFSGGGYGYNQGNGPPRQVVNYPHSPVPGNPTPPMTPGSSIPPYLSPNQDVKPPFPPDLKPNMTSLPPPPTNEELRLTFPVRDGVVLEPFRLEHNLAVSNHVFHLRPSVHQTLMWRSDLELQFKCYHHEDRQMNTNWPASVQVSVNATPLTIERGENKTSHKPLHLKHVCQPGRNTIQITVTACCCSHLFVLQLVHRPSVRSVLQGLLKKRLLPAEHCITKIKRNFSSVAASSGNATLNGEDGVEQTAIKVSLKCPITFRRIQLPARGHDCKHIQCFDLESYLQLNCERGTWRCPVCNKTALLEGLEVDQYMWGILNAIQNSEFEEVTIDPTCSWRPVPIKSDIHIKEDPDGPLAKRFKTMSPSQMIMPNVMDMIAQLGPGPSPYTPLPLQHGGNNGEYGGHGRGNSYQGHGNFDFSHSNSGGGAPMNDFMHGPQLSHPPDMPNSLMGPDKPLAHGMPDSMPHPVSADQSHASMQPGMHASPHPNSQSAQPLHHSGPPSSQPPRQHPPPQQPGQNSHPHADMTFNPAADGQAGGQGPADMPEPSLDLLPELANPDELLSYLDPPDLPSSSNDDLLSLFENN, via the exons CTCTCCTTTCGTCCTGGTGCGAGGAGCTGGGACGGCTTCTCTTGTTGCGGCATCAGAAGAATCGTCAGAGTGATCCACAGGGCAAAGTACCCTTGCAGCCGCCTATGAATTCCATGAAGCCCTCGCTCTCACATGG TGATGGGTCCTTTCCATATGACAGCGTTCCCTGGCAACAAAACACTAACCAGGCCCCTGGCTCGTTGTCAGTGGTTACGACGGTGTGGGGCGTAACCAATACATCACAAAGTCAG GTATTGGGTAACCCCATGGCCAATACCAACAATCCCATGAACCCTGGAGGCAATGCACTAGGGTCTGGTATGTCAGCCAACAACTCAGGGATCAACTCACCTCAGTTCCCTGGCCAACAACAACAGTTTTCAGCCAAAGGGGGATCCAACCAGGCCTACATGCAGCAAAGCATGTATGGGCGTCCAGGGCACCCGGGAGGAGGAGGTTTTGGTGGAAG TTACCCGGGTGGGCCGAATGCTCCGAGTGGTATAGGAATGCCCCCTCATACACGACCGCCCTCTGATTTCACCCAACCTGCTGCTGCTGCCGCTGccgctgctgttgctgctgcagcCGCCACCGCAACAGCTACTGCCACAGCAACCGTAGCGGCCCTGCAAGAGACCAACAAAGACTTGAACCAGTACAACCAG ATGGGGCCTACGCAAGGATACAACAGCCAGTTCATGAACCAGCCAGGGCCCCGTGGGCCCCCGTCCATGGCTGGAGGCATGAACCCGGCTGGTATGGGTGGTGGCATGAATAGCTCCAACATGAGTGGCCCTCCAATGGGTATGAACCAGCCCAGAGGCCCAGGGATGGGGCCCTTCAGTGGCCATGGCCAAAGGATGCCTCAGCAGAGTTACCCTGGACCCAGACCTCAGTCCATGCCTATGCAGGGCACCAAGAGGCCCTATCCAGGAGAG CCTAATTATGGAGGCCAGCAGTTTGGACCCAATGGCCAGTTTCCCAACCAGCAAGGGCAGTACCCTAACCCAAATTCTTCTAGAGCTCTTCCATCACCCAATTACCCTGGGCAAAGGATGCCGGGACAACAGGGCTCAGCCCAGTATCCCCCTACTGGGGTAGCCATGGGCCAATATTATAAG CAAGAGCCATTCAATGGTCAGAACAACAATTTCTCTGGAGGTGGTTATGGGTATAATCAAGGAAATGGG CCTCCTCGGCAGGTGGTGAACTACCCACACTCGCCAGTTCCTGGGAACCCCACACCACCCATGACCCCTGGAAGTAGTATACCTCCGTACCTGTCACCCAATCAGGATGTCAAGCCCCCATTTCCTCCAGACTTGAAGCCAAACATGACGTCTCTGCCTCCACCTCCAA CCAACGAGGAGCTTCGTCTGACGTTCCCTGTGAGAGATGGAGTGGTGCTGGAGCCCTTCAGATTAGAGCACAACCTGGCTGTCAGTAACCACGTCTTCCATCTGCGCCCCTCCGTCCACCAGACACTCATGTGGAG ATCTGATCTGGAGCTGCAGTTTAAGTGCTATCATCATGAGGACCGACAAATGAACACCAATTGGCCCGCATCCGTCCAAGTCAGCGTCAACGCCACCCCCCTCACTATTGAGAGGGGCGAAAATAAGACATCCCACAAACCCCTGCACCTAAAGCACGTGTGTCAGCCAGGGAGAAACACCATCCAGATTACAGTCACAGCCTGCTGTTGT TCGCACTTGTTCGTGCTGCAGCTTGTCCATAGGCCATCGGTGAGATCGGTCCTGCAGGGACTTCTGAAGAAGAGGCTCCTTCCTGCGGAACACTGCATTACCAAAA TTAAAAGAAACTTCAGTAGCGTAGCAGCGTCCTCTGGGAATGCCACACTAAATGGAGAGGATGGAGTAGAGCAGACAGCCATCAAAGTGTCCCTCAAGTGTCCAATCACATTCCGAAGGATCCAGCTCCCTGCTAGGGGACATGACTGCAAACACATCCAG TGCTTTGACTTGGAGTCCTATCTGCAGCTGAACTGTGAGAGAGGAACGTGGAGATGTCCTGTATGCAA TAAAACAGCATTACTGGAAGGGCTGGAGGTGGATCAGTACATGTGGGGAATTCTCAATGCGATTCAAAA TTCGGAGTTTGAAGAAGTCACCATCGACCCTACATGTAGTTGGAGGCCGGTGCCCATAAAGTCAGACATTCATATAAAGGAGGACCCAGATGGCCCTTTGGCCAAGCGTTTTAAAACCATGAGTCCCAGTCAAATGATCATGCCTAATGTGATGGATATGATCGCCCAGCTGGGTCCCGGCCCTTCACCCTACACCCCCCTCCCCCTTCAGCACGGAGGAAACAATGGTGAATATGGGGGCCACGGTAGAG GCAATAGTTACCAGGGCCATGGAAACTTTGACTTCTCCCACAGTAACTCTGGTGGAGGAGCTCCCATGAATGACTTCATGCATGGACCCCAGCTCTCACATCCGCCAGACATGCCCAACAGCCTCATGGGCCCTGACAAGCCTCTCGCCCACGGCATGCCTGACTCG ATGCCCCATCCCGTGAGCGCTGATCAATCCCATGCTTCCATGCAGCCAGGCATGCATGCATCTCCTCACCCCAACAGCCAGTCAGCTCAGCCATTGCATCACAGCGGCCCCCCATCCTCCCAGCCCCCACGCCAGCACCCACCCCCCCAGCAGCCAGGCCAAAACAGTCACCCACATGCTGACATGACCTTCAACCCTGCCGCCGACGGGCAGGCAGGTGGCCAGGGACCTGCAGACATGCCCGAGCCTTCGCTGGAT CTTCTGCCAGAACTGGCGAACCCGGACGAGTTGCTGTCATACTTAGACCCTCCTGACCTCCCAAGCAGCAGCAATGATGATCTGCTTTCCCTTTTTGAGAACAACTGA